TCCTTCTATTTCAGCAATGCTACCTATCGAACTCGAGATGACGACAAATCTAGGGTTGGCTGCATTTTGAAGAAGCGACTTGGCGgcttgaagaagcgcaaTGGGACCTAGGGTGTTGACAGCAACGTGGGCAGAAACGTCATCCAGAGACATCTCCATGACGGGGCCATATGCGTCAAGAATTCCAGCATTGGCAATGACGAGATCGAGATGGTCGATCCTATCGGAGATGCTTGCGAGGCCAGAGGTAGCGCTGGACGTGTCTAGACTGTCgatcttggtgatgatgagcgAGCTTTCGGTTCCATGAGGGAGCTCTAACAAAGCCTTGGTAGACGAAGCGTTGTCGGGATTCCGCACGGCGGCGATAAGAATTGTGTTATCTCTGGAGAGAAACTTTCTGGCAAGTTGAAATCCAATGCCTGTCAAACGTTAGAATGAAGTAT
This genomic interval from Trichoderma breve strain T069 chromosome 7 map unlocalized scaffold00008, whole genome shotgun sequence contains the following:
- a CDS encoding short chain dehydrogenase domain-containing protein, producing the protein MTASKKTVVLITGANRGIGFQLARKFLSRDNTILIAAVRNPDNASSTKALLELPHGTESSLIITKIDSLDTSSATSGLASISDRIDHLDLVIANAGILDAYGPVMEMSLDDVSAHVAVNTLGPIALLQAAKSLLQNAANPRFVVISSSIGAYGASKAAINYLMRRVHFEEKWLTSMVICPGWTQTDMGNTGAQKLNFGETAPVPLDVSVDGVFQEIDEMKRTEGGKFAAFDHIDRKW